A stretch of Microbacterium sp. 4R-513 DNA encodes these proteins:
- the secA gene encoding preprotein translocase subunit SecA, with protein MANPLEKLLRAGEGRILRRLQQVVKAVNALEEDYAHLTDEELRNETVELRARYDAGATLDQLMPEAFAAVREAAKRTLGQRPYDVQIMGGAALHLGNIAEMKTGEGKTLTGAFPVYLNAIAGQGVHVVTVNDYLAGYQSELMGRIYRALGMTTGTILAGQTPAVRREQYNADITYGTNNEFGFDYLRDNMAWRKEDLVQRGHFFAIVDEVDSILIDEARTPLIISGPSSGEANRWFMEFAKIAKTLEPGVDYEVDEKKRTIGVLEPGIEKVEDYLGIENLYESANTPLISFLNNSIKALALFKRDTDYVVMNDEVMIVDEHTGRILVGRRYNEGIHQAIEAKENVPVKAENQTLATVTLQNYFRLYDKLAGMTGTAETEAAEFMSTYQLGVVPIPTNRPMIRKDQPDLVYKNEQAKFAQVVEDIARRHESGQPVLVGTVSVEKSEYLSRLLAKKGIKHEVLNAKNHAREAEIVARAGRLGAVTVATNMAGRGTDIMLGGNAEFLAVQELKAKGLDPVETPDEYEAEWDTVYEAMRERVAAESSSVVEAGGLYVLGTERHESRRIDNQLRGRSGRQGDPGESRFYLSLTDDLMRLFQSGAAEAILARTNFPDDVAIESSMVSRAIKSAQSQVEARNAEIRKNVLKYDDVLNRQREAIYSDRRHMLQGDDIADRVRHFIEDAIEAVIDDHTSTGHTESWDFDALWTELKTLYPVSVTIDEVVAEAGTKGRITPEGLKRELLSDATIAYQKREETLGSAAMRELERRVVLQVLDRRWRDHLYEMDYLKDGIGLRAMAQRDPLIEYQREGYQMFQAMMGQIKEESVGYLYNLEVEVRRAEGETEVDAKGLGATPIEGQRLEYSAANDAGEVEVRNDRGQVQQSATNRLRQAAAAAAASAPGQQAPAAQTQTQTATREAPRGAFGQRTDGSTPPPQNRAQRRAAEKNK; from the coding sequence GTGGCCAATCCTCTCGAGAAACTGCTTCGTGCCGGCGAGGGCCGCATCCTCCGGCGGCTTCAGCAGGTCGTGAAGGCCGTCAACGCCCTCGAAGAGGACTACGCGCATCTCACCGATGAGGAACTGCGCAACGAGACCGTCGAACTGCGCGCCCGCTACGACGCCGGTGCGACGCTCGACCAGCTCATGCCCGAGGCGTTCGCGGCCGTCCGCGAGGCCGCGAAGCGCACGCTCGGCCAGCGGCCGTACGACGTCCAGATCATGGGCGGCGCCGCCCTGCATCTCGGCAACATCGCCGAGATGAAGACCGGTGAGGGCAAGACGCTCACCGGCGCCTTCCCGGTGTACCTCAACGCGATCGCGGGCCAGGGCGTGCACGTCGTCACGGTCAACGACTACCTCGCCGGTTACCAGTCCGAGCTGATGGGCCGCATCTACCGCGCCCTCGGCATGACCACCGGCACGATCCTCGCCGGCCAGACGCCCGCCGTCCGCCGCGAGCAGTACAACGCCGACATCACCTACGGCACGAACAACGAGTTCGGCTTCGACTACCTGCGCGACAACATGGCGTGGCGCAAGGAGGACCTCGTCCAGCGCGGTCACTTCTTCGCGATCGTCGATGAGGTCGACTCGATCCTCATCGACGAGGCCCGCACGCCGCTCATCATCTCGGGTCCGTCGTCCGGCGAGGCGAACCGCTGGTTCATGGAGTTCGCCAAGATCGCGAAGACCCTCGAGCCCGGCGTCGACTACGAGGTCGACGAGAAGAAGCGCACGATCGGCGTGCTCGAGCCCGGCATCGAGAAGGTCGAGGACTACCTCGGCATCGAGAACCTCTACGAGTCGGCGAACACACCCCTCATCTCGTTCCTCAACAACTCGATCAAGGCGCTCGCGCTCTTCAAGCGCGACACGGACTACGTCGTCATGAACGACGAGGTCATGATCGTCGACGAGCACACCGGACGAATCCTCGTGGGCCGCCGTTACAACGAGGGCATCCACCAGGCCATCGAGGCCAAGGAGAACGTGCCGGTCAAGGCCGAGAACCAGACCCTCGCCACCGTCACGCTGCAGAACTACTTCCGCCTCTACGACAAGCTGGCGGGCATGACCGGAACGGCCGAGACCGAGGCCGCCGAGTTCATGTCGACCTACCAGCTCGGAGTCGTGCCCATCCCGACGAACCGGCCCATGATCCGCAAGGACCAGCCCGACCTCGTCTATAAGAATGAGCAGGCGAAGTTCGCCCAGGTCGTCGAAGACATCGCCCGCCGGCACGAGTCCGGCCAGCCGGTGCTCGTCGGCACGGTCAGCGTCGAGAAGAGCGAGTACCTCTCGCGGCTCCTCGCCAAGAAGGGCATCAAGCACGAGGTCCTGAACGCGAAGAACCACGCCCGCGAGGCCGAGATCGTCGCGCGCGCCGGCCGGCTGGGTGCTGTCACCGTGGCGACGAACATGGCCGGCCGCGGCACCGACATCATGCTCGGCGGCAACGCCGAATTCCTCGCTGTGCAGGAACTGAAGGCGAAGGGCCTGGACCCCGTCGAGACGCCCGACGAGTACGAGGCCGAGTGGGACACGGTGTACGAGGCGATGCGCGAGCGCGTCGCCGCCGAGAGCTCGTCCGTCGTCGAGGCGGGCGGCCTGTACGTCCTGGGCACCGAGCGCCACGAGTCCCGCCGCATCGACAACCAGCTGCGCGGTCGCTCCGGCCGTCAGGGCGACCCGGGCGAGAGCCGCTTCTACCTGTCGCTCACCGACGACCTCATGCGCCTCTTCCAGTCCGGCGCCGCCGAGGCGATCCTCGCGCGCACGAACTTCCCCGACGACGTCGCGATCGAGTCGTCGATGGTGTCGCGCGCCATCAAGAGCGCCCAGTCGCAGGTCGAGGCGCGCAACGCCGAGATCCGCAAGAACGTCCTCAAGTACGACGACGTCCTGAACCGCCAGCGCGAGGCCATCTACTCCGACCGCCGGCACATGCTGCAGGGCGATGACATCGCCGACCGCGTCAGGCACTTCATCGAGGACGCGATCGAGGCCGTCATCGACGACCACACGTCGACCGGACACACCGAGAGCTGGGACTTCGACGCCCTCTGGACGGAGCTCAAGACGCTCTACCCCGTCAGCGTCACGATCGACGAGGTCGTGGCCGAGGCGGGCACGAAGGGCCGGATCACGCCGGAGGGCCTCAAGCGCGAGCTGCTCTCCGACGCGACGATCGCCTACCAGAAGCGCGAAGAGACTCTCGGCTCCGCCGCCATGCGCGAGCTCGAGCGCCGCGTCGTGCTGCAGGTGCTCGACCGCCGCTGGCGGGACCACCTGTACGAGATGGACTATCTCAAGGACGGCATCGGACTGCGTGCGATGGCCCAGCGCGACCCGCTCATCGAGTACCAGCGCGAGGGCTACCAGATGTTCCAGGCGATGATGGGGCAGATCAAGGAGGAGTCGGTCGGCTACCTCTACAACCTCGAGGTCGAGGTGCGCCGCGCCGAAGGCGAGACCGAGGTCGACGCGAAGGGCCTCGGCGCGACCCCCATCGAGGGCCAGCGCCTGGAGTACTCCGCCGCGAACGACGCCGGCGAGGTCGAGGTGCGGAACGACCGCGGCCAGGTGCAGCAGTCCGCGACCAACCGCCTCCGCCAGGCGGCCGCGGCGGCCGCGGCATCCGCTCCCGGCCAGCAGGCTCCCGCCGCGCAGACCCAGACGCAGACGGCCACGCGCGAGGCGCCCCGTGGCGCCTTCGGACAGCGGACGGATGGCTCGACCCCGCCGCCGCAGAACCGCGCGCAGCGTCGTGCGGCCGAGAAGAACAAGTAG
- a CDS encoding PadR family transcriptional regulator, whose product MSVRQSLLAILDQGPCYGYQLRSEFDRRTGSTWSLNVGQIYNTLDRLERDGLAEKAGADEHGHVYWRITDAGRDEVRRWLDSPVERSAATRDELAIKLAVAATLPGVDVSQVIRAQRRASVAQLRRLADSQGSPQGTDAEALARTLVVDSMVFAAEAELRWLDRAEERLAKHPARAMALALSTERPKRGRPARAEASVAAAG is encoded by the coding sequence ATGTCGGTGCGTCAGAGTCTGCTCGCGATCCTCGACCAGGGGCCGTGCTACGGCTATCAGCTGAGGTCCGAGTTCGACCGGCGCACGGGCTCGACCTGGTCGCTCAACGTCGGGCAGATCTACAACACGCTCGATCGCCTCGAGCGGGACGGGCTCGCCGAGAAGGCGGGCGCCGACGAGCACGGGCACGTGTACTGGCGCATCACCGACGCGGGACGCGACGAGGTGCGACGGTGGCTCGACTCCCCCGTCGAACGCTCGGCGGCCACGCGGGACGAGCTCGCGATCAAGCTCGCCGTCGCCGCGACGCTTCCCGGGGTCGACGTCTCGCAGGTCATCCGGGCGCAGCGGCGCGCATCGGTCGCGCAGCTCCGCCGGCTCGCCGATTCGCAGGGCTCGCCGCAGGGGACGGATGCCGAGGCCCTCGCCCGCACTCTCGTGGTGGACTCGATGGTGTTCGCCGCCGAAGCCGAGCTCCGCTGGCTCGACCGGGCCGAGGAGCGCCTTGCGAAGCATCCGGCGCGCGCGATGGCGCTCGCGCTGTCGACCGAGCGGCCCAAGCGCGGCCGCCCCGCGCGGGCCGAGGCATCCGTCGCCGCCGCGGGCTGA
- a CDS encoding SulP family inorganic anion transporter → MPLPKALVPVSMRGYRPAWLGRDLLAGVTLAAVAIPEVMGYTSIAQTPVVTGLYTILLPLLAFALLGSSKLLVVGGDSATAAILAAGLAGAGIAGLQPQSPQWVALCGLTALITGVILLIARLLRLGFLGDFLSASVLIGFLTGVGIQVASGQIPDILGVPKGTGNWFQQQWAWITGAGQLSWPTLAYGAGTIAIIFLFKLLLPKIPGAIVAVVGLLAVATLTDASSYGVAVIGAIQGGLPPIGLPQGIQWSDVAAVVPTAFACFFIVIAQSAATSRSFALKHGDRADVNRDIVGLSAANLAAGLSGTFVVNGSPTKTQILDGVKGRTQVANLVVVVVTLLVLLFLTGLLTDLPKAVLAGVVFVIGIELIDIKGLARVSRRRPRELVIAIITALTVVIVGVGAGIVLALVLSLLDVIERQYKARALVLAPKADGGYDYAKAAPGVQSAPGLIVFRFDADLFFANASGFTDRVEAVVSAAPDPVRWFILDCTGVTDVDYSAGQSLADVTDYLHKRGIHLVLARPEADLLDTLRRYELMDRISPDHVFDDLDKAVAAFPESAGERPPAPPA, encoded by the coding sequence ATGCCCTTGCCGAAAGCACTCGTCCCCGTCTCGATGCGCGGATACCGGCCCGCCTGGCTGGGCCGCGACCTGCTCGCGGGCGTCACGCTGGCCGCCGTCGCCATCCCCGAGGTCATGGGGTACACGTCCATCGCGCAGACGCCGGTCGTGACGGGTCTGTACACGATCCTCCTGCCGCTCCTCGCCTTCGCCCTGCTGGGCTCCTCGAAGCTCCTCGTGGTGGGCGGCGATTCGGCGACGGCGGCGATCCTCGCCGCGGGGCTCGCCGGCGCGGGCATCGCGGGGCTGCAGCCCCAGTCGCCGCAGTGGGTCGCGCTGTGCGGGCTGACCGCCCTCATCACCGGTGTCATCCTCCTCATCGCGAGGCTTCTGCGGCTGGGATTCCTCGGCGACTTCCTCTCGGCATCCGTCCTGATCGGCTTCCTGACCGGCGTCGGCATCCAGGTCGCGAGCGGCCAGATCCCCGACATCCTCGGCGTTCCCAAGGGCACCGGCAACTGGTTCCAGCAGCAGTGGGCGTGGATCACCGGGGCCGGACAGCTGTCCTGGCCGACCCTCGCCTACGGGGCGGGGACCATCGCGATCATCTTCCTGTTCAAGCTGCTCCTGCCGAAGATCCCCGGCGCGATCGTCGCGGTCGTCGGCCTGCTCGCAGTGGCGACGCTGACGGATGCCTCCTCCTACGGCGTCGCCGTCATCGGCGCCATCCAGGGCGGCCTCCCGCCCATCGGGCTCCCGCAGGGCATCCAGTGGAGCGACGTCGCCGCGGTCGTCCCCACGGCGTTCGCGTGCTTCTTCATCGTCATCGCGCAGAGCGCCGCCACTTCCCGAAGCTTCGCGCTCAAGCACGGCGACCGCGCCGACGTCAATCGCGACATCGTCGGCCTCTCCGCCGCGAACCTCGCGGCGGGGCTCAGCGGGACGTTCGTGGTCAACGGATCCCCGACCAAGACGCAGATCCTCGACGGCGTGAAGGGCCGCACCCAGGTCGCGAACCTCGTCGTCGTGGTCGTGACGCTCCTCGTGCTGCTCTTCCTCACGGGCCTTCTCACCGACCTCCCGAAGGCGGTGCTCGCCGGCGTCGTCTTCGTGATCGGCATCGAGCTCATCGACATCAAGGGGCTCGCGCGCGTATCTCGGCGCCGTCCGCGCGAACTGGTCATCGCGATCATCACGGCTCTCACGGTGGTCATCGTGGGCGTCGGGGCGGGCATCGTCCTGGCGCTCGTGCTGTCGCTGCTCGACGTCATCGAGCGCCAGTACAAGGCGCGGGCCCTCGTGCTCGCACCCAAGGCGGACGGCGGCTACGACTACGCGAAGGCCGCGCCGGGCGTGCAGAGCGCCCCCGGGCTCATCGTCTTCCGGTTCGATGCGGACCTCTTCTTCGCGAACGCGAGCGGGTTCACCGACCGCGTCGAGGCCGTCGTCTCGGCGGCTCCCGACCCCGTGCGATGGTTCATCCTCGACTGCACGGGGGTGACCGACGTCGACTACTCGGCTGGTCAGAGCCTCGCCGACGTGACGGACTACCTGCACAAGCGCGGCATCCATCTCGTCCTGGCGCGCCCCGAGGCAGACCTTCTCGATACGCTGCGGCGCTATGAGCTGATGGACCGCATCAGCCCCGACCACGTCTTCGACGACCTGGACAAGGCCGTCGCCGCCTTCCCCGAGTCCGCGGGCGAGCGCCCGCCCGCGCCGCCCGCCTGA
- the raiA gene encoding ribosome-associated translation inhibitor RaiA, producing the protein METSIVGVGVGITDRFRSVVEEKATRIEHLAPRAQRVEVKVTHRAYHNGRMEDSTVEMTLTGKGPVVRAEAVDGDKFAALDLAVDKLCEQLRRAKDKRVDSRNHPRGAKFEKESGAIQGIDLQPASVDVIRAVATGEIPIVTGNEEEEGYTPVVIRTKSFDAEWMTVEEAVDRMELVGHDFFLFIDARTDHPSVVYRRKGWDYGVISLSAQAGPTELAS; encoded by the coding sequence ATGGAAACCAGCATCGTCGGCGTGGGAGTGGGGATCACGGATCGCTTCCGCTCGGTCGTCGAAGAGAAGGCGACCCGGATCGAGCACCTCGCTCCTCGCGCTCAGCGCGTCGAAGTCAAGGTCACGCATCGCGCGTACCACAACGGTCGGATGGAGGACTCGACCGTTGAGATGACCCTCACGGGGAAGGGCCCGGTGGTCCGGGCCGAAGCGGTCGACGGCGACAAGTTCGCCGCACTCGACCTGGCCGTCGACAAGCTGTGCGAGCAGCTGCGGCGGGCCAAGGACAAGCGGGTCGACTCCCGCAACCACCCTCGCGGCGCCAAGTTCGAGAAGGAGAGCGGCGCCATCCAGGGGATCGATCTGCAGCCGGCATCCGTCGATGTCATCCGAGCCGTCGCGACCGGCGAGATCCCCATCGTCACGGGCAACGAGGAAGAAGAGGGCTACACGCCCGTCGTGATCCGCACGAAGAGCTTCGACGCCGAGTGGATGACGGTCGAAGAGGCCGTCGACCGCATGGAACTGGTCGGGCACGACTTCTTCCTGTTCATCGACGCCCGCACTGATCACCCGAGCGTCGTGTACCGCCGCAAGGGCTGGGACTACGGCGTCATCTCGCTGAGCGCACAGGCCGGCCCCACGGAGCTCGCCTCCTGA
- a CDS encoding phosphoribosyltransferase family protein: MLRLPPVVRGALSDALTLVLPVDCAGCDAPDTPLCEDCRAALAPRARRRTVEGIPVWSGLEFEGTAARVIRSLKQDGRTGLAAALAPALAAAVRAASGGVPVVVVPIPTSRAAYRRRGYRVPDLVARRAGLRVERLLASGRRTADQRGLGRGERRRNVAGSFVARRSVSGLRVVVVDDVVTTGATLAEAVRTLRAAGAEVVGAATVASTPRLVLRG, from the coding sequence GTGCTTCGCCTTCCGCCCGTCGTCAGAGGGGCGCTGTCCGACGCCCTCACGCTCGTGCTGCCCGTCGACTGCGCCGGCTGCGACGCCCCGGACACGCCGCTGTGCGAGGACTGCCGCGCCGCGCTGGCTCCGCGAGCGCGGAGGCGCACAGTCGAGGGCATCCCGGTGTGGAGCGGGCTCGAGTTCGAGGGCACCGCGGCCCGCGTCATCCGCTCGCTCAAGCAGGACGGCCGCACGGGGCTCGCTGCAGCGCTCGCGCCCGCGCTCGCCGCAGCGGTCCGCGCCGCTTCAGGCGGGGTTCCCGTCGTCGTCGTGCCGATCCCGACGTCGCGGGCGGCGTACCGCCGACGCGGCTACCGCGTCCCCGACCTCGTCGCACGACGAGCCGGGCTCCGGGTCGAGCGGCTCCTCGCATCAGGGCGGCGCACCGCCGACCAGAGGGGCCTCGGACGCGGGGAGCGCCGGCGGAACGTCGCCGGGTCCTTCGTCGCGCGACGCTCCGTGTCGGGCCTCCGAGTCGTCGTCGTGGACGACGTCGTGACGACCGGCGCGACCCTCGCCGAGGCCGTCCGCACCCTGCGGGCGGCAGGCGCAGAGGTCGTCGGCGCCGCCACGGTCGCCTCGACCCCGCGCCTCGTCTTGCGCGGGTGA
- a CDS encoding LpqB family beta-propeller domain-containing protein, with amino-acid sequence MNRRRAVVAALAALALALAGCAGLPTTGPVTPGLEAGAEAGEPDFAFRPDSPQPGATPQEIVDGFIRAGTGPGKDGQWSVAKEYLAQGTRWNPTARVTIDEPGDRVYSSSAEDQVSLTVSHVADVDDIGAYEPSAGEPLKLDFRLAVQPDGEWRITEVPDGLVLDMSQFSSVFQRYALMYFDPTWRFLVPDVRWFPRVNAATYVTDALIDGPPAPWLAASVASAFPDSVSVRPSVPVDSDGVAQVELDASAAELSPDTQSRMQAQLEASLADARVSTVEMTAGTTPLDVEPAATRSTRVSSLAAVQTEQGFGFLNGDEVDPIDGLTPAMRQVDPLAIQVAPDRDFAAVHVTSGSNVRVQADGDVFEFDSRPGLVDPTVDPSGYTWSVPRDAPSTLIAFAAGSEQTPIDNAWPEATRVSSIAMSRDGTRLAAVVTSNGRSAVWVSGVVRKQDGTPSALGEPLLLDSLATENASVAWLDDITVGVLSGIGIEPEVVELTVGGPSAVTPAPAGAAQLAGGNQGTMRVRGAQGALYSKRGSTWPQTGAGILVLATQQGTPQ; translated from the coding sequence GTGAACCGCCGCCGCGCAGTCGTGGCGGCGCTCGCCGCCCTCGCGTTGGCCCTCGCCGGCTGCGCGGGGCTGCCGACGACCGGGCCCGTCACCCCCGGCCTGGAGGCAGGGGCCGAGGCGGGCGAGCCAGACTTCGCCTTCCGCCCTGACAGCCCCCAGCCCGGCGCGACACCGCAGGAGATCGTCGACGGCTTCATCCGAGCGGGCACGGGACCCGGCAAGGACGGACAGTGGTCGGTCGCGAAGGAGTACCTCGCGCAGGGCACGAGGTGGAACCCCACCGCGCGGGTCACGATCGACGAGCCCGGCGACCGCGTGTACTCGTCCTCGGCCGAGGACCAGGTGTCGCTCACGGTCAGCCACGTCGCCGATGTCGACGACATCGGCGCGTACGAGCCGAGCGCAGGCGAGCCGTTGAAGCTCGACTTCCGCCTCGCCGTCCAGCCCGACGGGGAGTGGCGAATCACCGAGGTCCCCGACGGCCTCGTGCTCGACATGTCCCAGTTCTCGAGCGTCTTCCAGCGCTACGCCCTCATGTACTTCGACCCCACGTGGCGGTTCCTCGTGCCCGATGTGCGCTGGTTCCCGCGGGTGAATGCCGCGACCTACGTCACCGATGCCCTCATCGACGGGCCGCCGGCGCCCTGGCTCGCGGCATCCGTCGCCTCGGCCTTCCCCGATTCGGTCTCGGTGCGCCCCTCCGTTCCCGTGGACAGCGACGGCGTCGCACAGGTGGAGCTGGATGCCTCGGCCGCCGAGCTGAGCCCCGACACCCAGTCGCGGATGCAGGCGCAGCTCGAGGCGAGCCTCGCCGACGCCCGCGTGTCCACGGTGGAGATGACGGCCGGGACCACCCCCCTCGACGTCGAGCCCGCCGCCACCCGCTCGACGCGAGTGAGCTCGCTGGCGGCCGTTCAGACCGAGCAGGGCTTCGGCTTCCTCAACGGCGACGAGGTCGACCCGATCGACGGTCTGACCCCCGCGATGCGGCAGGTCGACCCCCTCGCGATCCAGGTGGCCCCCGACCGCGACTTCGCCGCGGTCCATGTCACGAGCGGCTCCAACGTCCGGGTGCAGGCCGACGGCGACGTGTTCGAGTTCGACAGCCGGCCCGGCCTCGTCGATCCGACGGTGGACCCCTCGGGCTACACCTGGAGCGTCCCGCGGGATGCCCCGAGCACCCTCATCGCCTTCGCCGCAGGCAGCGAGCAGACGCCTATCGACAATGCGTGGCCGGAGGCGACCCGAGTGAGCTCGATCGCGATGTCGCGCGACGGCACGCGGCTCGCGGCCGTCGTGACGTCGAACGGGCGCTCGGCGGTCTGGGTGTCGGGCGTCGTCCGCAAGCAGGACGGCACGCCGTCGGCGCTCGGCGAGCCTCTCCTGCTCGACTCGCTCGCGACCGAGAACGCCTCCGTCGCGTGGCTCGACGACATCACCGTGGGCGTCCTGTCGGGGATCGGGATCGAGCCGGAGGTCGTCGAGCTGACCGTCGGCGGTCCCTCGGCCGTGACGCCGGCCCCCGCGGGGGCGGCGCAGCTCGCGGGCGGCAATCAGGGGACGATGCGCGTTCGCGGCGCGCAGGGCGCCCTCTACTCCAAGCGCGGGTCCACCTGGCCGCAGACGGGCGCCGGCATCCTCGTGCTGGCGACGCAGCAGGGCACTCCCCAGTAG